One genomic segment of Arachis duranensis cultivar V14167 chromosome 4, aradu.V14167.gnm2.J7QH, whole genome shotgun sequence includes these proteins:
- the LOC107484460 gene encoding uncharacterized protein LOC107484460: MGYIQSGRNALSLILRRRCATNLLRNPAKPPFTPSPSIFSLAKRRYSAESSTSPSSRIVHDLLAEVENERLRERDQRIRAGLDTADIDAECEEDYMGVAPLVERLEKAKPKDKESNLNLYEELSDSDTDEDDERFTPEALQNRFNDFEKKFNRHKDLLNSFVEAETLDEAFRLMSRIDKFEDKHFKLRPEYRVIGELMNRLKVETDQKQKFVLQNKLNRAMRLVQWKEAYDPENPANYGVIQHEQVGPNVDALQNAGFEKGNRITQGENADAGADEDAKDVDVDDEEEEFDDMKEKYNILLAKLDAIDRNRKLEEKLAELEYTFGRKGKLLEEEIRDLAEERNELTEKRRKPLYRKGFDVKLIDVNRTCKVTKGGQVINYTAMLACGNYNGVVGFAKAKGPAVPVALQKAYEKCFQNLHSVERHEEHTIAHSVQTSYKKTKVYLWPASTTTGMKAGRIVQTILHLAGFKNVKSKVIGSRNPHNTVKAVFKALNAIETPRDVQEKFGRTVVEKYLL, translated from the exons ATGGGGTACATTCAATCTGGCAGAAATGCGCTCTCACTGATCCTCAGACGCAGGTGCGCCACCAATCTCCTCAGAAACCCAGCGAAACCGCCCTTCACTCCCTCACCCTCAATCTTCAGTCTCGCAAAGCGTCGATATTCTGCTGAATCGTCCACGTCACCATCGTCCAGAATAGTGCATGACCTCCTCGCCGAAGTGGAGAACGAGAGGCTCCGGGAGAGAGATCAGCGAATTAGGGCCGGATTGGACACCGCCGACATCGACGCCGAATGCGAAGAGGACTACATGGGCGTGGCTCCCCTCGTTGAGAGGCTCGAGAAGGCGAAACCCAAGGATAAGGAATCCAATCTCAACCTCTACGAGGAGCTTTCTGATTCCGACACCGACGAAGACGATGAGAGATTCACCCCGGAGGCACTCCAGAACCGCTTCAATGACTTCGAGAAGAAGTTCAACAGGCACAAAGACTTGCTTAATAGTTTCGTCGAGGCCGAGACACTTGACGAAGCTTTTAGACTAATGAGTAGGATTGATAAGTTTGAGGATAAGCATTTTAAGTTGCGTCCTGAGTACAGGGTAATTGGGGAGCTCATGAATCGTCTAAAAGTGGAGACTGATCAGAAGCAGAAATTTGTTCTGCAGAACAAGCTGAACAGGGCAATGAGGTTGGTGCAGTGGAAGGAGGCTTATGATCCCGAAAACCCTGCGAATTACGGAGTTATTCAGCACGAGCAGGTTGGGCCTAATGTGGATGCGTTGCAGAATGCGGGGTTCGAGAAGGGGAATCGAATTACGCAGGGAGAGAATGCTGATGCAGGAGCCGATGAGGATGCTAAagatgttgatgttgatgatgaggaggaggagtttGATGACATGAAAGAGAAATACAACATACTGCTGGCGAAGCTCGATGCCATTGATAGGAATAGGAAACTCGAGGAGAAACTTGCTGAACTTGAGTACACGTTCGGGAGGAAGGGTAAGCTTTTGGAGGAAGAGATTAGGGATCTCGCCGAGGAGAGGAATGAGTTGACTGAGAAGAGGAGAAAACCACTTTACAGGAAg GGTTTTGATGTGAAATTGATAGATGTGAATAGAACGTGTAAAGTCACTAAG GGAGGACAAGTTATTAACTACACTGCTATGTTAGCTTGTGGCAACTACAATGGTGTTGTCGGTTTTGCCAAAGCCAAAGGCCCTGCAGTTCCAGTTGCCCTTCAGAAG GCATATGAGAAATGCTTTCAGAATTTGCATTCTGTGGAGCGACACGAGGAACATACAATTGCACATTCTGTACAAACATCATATAAAAAGACAAAG GTGTACCTTTGGCCTGCTTCCACCacaactggcatgaaagctggtaGAATAGTTCAAACCATTCTGCATTTAGCTGGTTTTAAGAATGTCAAGTCAAAG GTCATCGGTTCCAGAAATCCGCATAATACAGTT